One stretch of Hemitrygon akajei chromosome 18, sHemAka1.3, whole genome shotgun sequence DNA includes these proteins:
- the LOC140741451 gene encoding pyruvate dehydrogenase (acetyl-transferring) kinase isozyme 2, mitochondrial-like isoform X2: MFLRQELPVRLSNIMKEINLLPDRLLGTPSVQLVQSWYVQSLSDILEFYNQNPDDHSVLSSFTDTLITIRNRHNEVVPTMAQGVIEYKESFYEDSVTSQNIQYFLDRFYMSRISIRMLINQHTLIFGGTTNPAHPKHIGSIDPDCEVGGVVRDAYETAKLLCDQYYMDSPTLEVDQYNAVSSSGPVHIVYVPSHLYHMLFELFKNAMRATVENHESSPHLPPINVRIALGGEDVTIKMSDKGGGVPLSKIDRLFSYMYSTAPKPHLGSSGGAPLAGFGYGLPISRLYAKYFQGDLQLCSMEGFGTDAVIYLKALTKDSVERLPVYNKSAWRHYQHNHEADDWCIPSSDPKNLAVHKIHH, encoded by the exons ATGTTTCTGAGGCAAGAGCTGCCTGTGAGACTGTCTAATATTATGAAGGAAATCAACCTTCTCCCAGATCGGCTACTTGGCACACCTTCCGTTCAGTTAGTTCAAAGCTG GTATGTTCAAAGTCTCTCGGATATTCTTGAGTTTTATAATCAGAACCCTGATGATCATAGTGTTTTATCAAG TTTCACAGATACACTAATTACAATCAGGAATAGGCACAATGAAGTTGTTCCAACTATGGCCCAAGGTGTGATTGAATACAAAGAATCATTTTATGAAGACAGTGTCACCAGTCAGAATATACAGTACTTTCTAGATCGATTTTACATGAGCCGGATTTCTATTCGAATGCTCATCAATCAACATA CATTAATTTTTGGTGGCACAACAAATCCAGCACACCCAAAGCATATAGGTAGTATTGATCCTGACTgtgaagttggtggtgttgttagAG ATGCCTATGAAACTGCCAAACTGCTTTGTGACCAATATTATATGGACTCCCCAACCCTGGAAGTGGACCAATACAATG CTGTGAGTAGTTCAGGACCAGTCCACATTGTTTATGTGCCATCACATCTCTACCATATGCTGTTTGAACTTTTCAAG AACGCCATGAGAGCTACTGTGGAAAATCATGAATCCAGTCCTCATCTTCCACCCATTAACGTAAGAATTGCATTGGGTGGAGAAGATGTTACAATTAAG ATGAGTGATAAAGGTGGAGGCGTCCCCTTAAGCAAGATAGACCGGTTGTTCAGTTACATGTATAGCACAGCTCCAAAACCACACTTGGGAAGTTCTGGAGGTGCACCACTG gCTGGTTTTGGGTATGGGCTGCCTATTTCAAGACTTTATGCCAAGTACTTTCAAGGGGACCTTCAGCTCTGTTCAATGGAGGGTTTTGGGACAGATGCGGTCATTTACCTAAAG GCTCTAACAAAAGATTCTGTAGAAAGGCTACCAGTTTATAACAAGTCTGCCTGGCGTCATTATCAACATAATCATGAGGCTGACGATTGGTGTATACCTAGTAGTGATCCAAAGAACTTGGCTGTACACAAGATCCACCACTGA
- the LOC140741451 gene encoding pyruvate dehydrogenase (acetyl-transferring) kinase isozyme 2, mitochondrial-like isoform X1 has translation MKFVRFLMKNAALSNVPKQIDHFSKFSPSPLSIKQFLDFGSTNACEKTSFMFLRQELPVRLSNIMKEINLLPDRLLGTPSVQLVQSWYVQSLSDILEFYNQNPDDHSVLSSFTDTLITIRNRHNEVVPTMAQGVIEYKESFYEDSVTSQNIQYFLDRFYMSRISIRMLINQHTLIFGGTTNPAHPKHIGSIDPDCEVGGVVRDAYETAKLLCDQYYMDSPTLEVDQYNAVSSSGPVHIVYVPSHLYHMLFELFKNAMRATVENHESSPHLPPINVRIALGGEDVTIKMSDKGGGVPLSKIDRLFSYMYSTAPKPHLGSSGGAPLAGFGYGLPISRLYAKYFQGDLQLCSMEGFGTDAVIYLKALTKDSVERLPVYNKSAWRHYQHNHEADDWCIPSSDPKNLAVHKIHH, from the exons ATGAAGTTCGTTCGGTTCCTCATGAAGAACGCGGCCTTGTCAAACGTGCCTAAGCAGATCGACCATTTCTCTAAGTTTTCTCCCTCACCGCTGTCCATTAAACAGTTCTTGGATTTCG GCTCAACAAATGCCTGTGAGAAGACATCCTTTATGTTTCTGAGGCAAGAGCTGCCTGTGAGACTGTCTAATATTATGAAGGAAATCAACCTTCTCCCAGATCGGCTACTTGGCACACCTTCCGTTCAGTTAGTTCAAAGCTG GTATGTTCAAAGTCTCTCGGATATTCTTGAGTTTTATAATCAGAACCCTGATGATCATAGTGTTTTATCAAG TTTCACAGATACACTAATTACAATCAGGAATAGGCACAATGAAGTTGTTCCAACTATGGCCCAAGGTGTGATTGAATACAAAGAATCATTTTATGAAGACAGTGTCACCAGTCAGAATATACAGTACTTTCTAGATCGATTTTACATGAGCCGGATTTCTATTCGAATGCTCATCAATCAACATA CATTAATTTTTGGTGGCACAACAAATCCAGCACACCCAAAGCATATAGGTAGTATTGATCCTGACTgtgaagttggtggtgttgttagAG ATGCCTATGAAACTGCCAAACTGCTTTGTGACCAATATTATATGGACTCCCCAACCCTGGAAGTGGACCAATACAATG CTGTGAGTAGTTCAGGACCAGTCCACATTGTTTATGTGCCATCACATCTCTACCATATGCTGTTTGAACTTTTCAAG AACGCCATGAGAGCTACTGTGGAAAATCATGAATCCAGTCCTCATCTTCCACCCATTAACGTAAGAATTGCATTGGGTGGAGAAGATGTTACAATTAAG ATGAGTGATAAAGGTGGAGGCGTCCCCTTAAGCAAGATAGACCGGTTGTTCAGTTACATGTATAGCACAGCTCCAAAACCACACTTGGGAAGTTCTGGAGGTGCACCACTG gCTGGTTTTGGGTATGGGCTGCCTATTTCAAGACTTTATGCCAAGTACTTTCAAGGGGACCTTCAGCTCTGTTCAATGGAGGGTTTTGGGACAGATGCGGTCATTTACCTAAAG GCTCTAACAAAAGATTCTGTAGAAAGGCTACCAGTTTATAACAAGTCTGCCTGGCGTCATTATCAACATAATCATGAGGCTGACGATTGGTGTATACCTAGTAGTGATCCAAAGAACTTGGCTGTACACAAGATCCACCACTGA